In Ovis canadensis isolate MfBH-ARS-UI-01 breed Bighorn chromosome 11, ARS-UI_OviCan_v2, whole genome shotgun sequence, one genomic interval encodes:
- the RNF43 gene encoding E3 ubiquitin-protein ligase RNF43 isoform X2, whose translation MGIQRTAPLPRPTEEIQLYQWKAVRDERQTRSAGSHPLYLCNASDDDNLEPGFISIVKLESPQRAPRPCLSLASKARMAGERGASAVLFDITEDRAAAEQLQQPLGLTWPVVLIWGHDAEKLMEFVYKNRKAHVRIELKEPPTWPDYDVWILLTVVGIIFVVILALVLRIRCRPRHSRPDPLQQRTAWAISQLATRSYRAGCRGARNEWPDSGSSCSSAPVCAICLEEFSEGQELRVISCLHEFHRTCVDPWLHQHRTCPLCMFNIVEGDSLSQSLGPSRAHQEPGRRLHLIRQHPGHAHYHLPAAYLLGPSRSAVARPSRPGPFLPSQEPVVGARYHRQPRTAHPRALGEPPRLAAAPRPYAPGWGLSHLRCTSPHPATCPAPPRRARPHDSSGSGESYRTERSGYLADGPASDSSSGPCHGSSSDSVVNCTDVSLQGVHGSSSTFRSSLSSDFDPLVYCSPEGEPAGKAAQPGMASRPRSLDSVVPAGETQVSSHVHYHRHRHHHYRRRFQWHGRKADPETGVPPSRPAAPRTQLQSELPSADLHATGCSPAALSGQPPAPQRPRALTEPAPGPPDASSPSPAASSLFHLQKSSLSVRHPQRRRRGGPLEPTPAPRSQDLTAHPACQVFPHYGPSLAHPWSPEAHPLIFGHPGLERRLLPEAPGPTYPSSQPVWLCLTPRQPLGPHPSGEGPSAWSSGTLEGRPCPYPHCQVLPAQPGTEEELEELCEQAV comes from the exons TCTCACCCCCTATACCTGTGCAACGCCAGTGATGATGACAATCTGGAGCCTGGGTTCATCAGCATCGTCAAGCTGGAGAGTCCCCAACGGGCCCCCCGGCCCTGCCTGTCACTGGCCAGCAAG GCCCGGATGGCGGGGGAGCGGGGCGCCAGCGCCGTCCTCTTTGACATCACGGAGGACCGCGCTGCTGCTGAGCAG CTGCAGCAGCCCTTGGGGCTGACGTGGCCCGTGGTGTTGATCTGGGGTCACGATGCCGAGAAGCTGATGGAGTTTGTGTACAAGAACCGAAAGGCCCATGTGAGGATTGAGCTGAAGGAGCCCCCGACGTGG CCAGATTACGATGTATGGATCCTCCTGACGGTGGTGGGCATCATCTTTGTGGTCATCCTGGCCTTGGTGCTGCGTATCCGGTGCCGCCCCCGCCACAGCAGGCCG GACCCCCTTCAGCAGCGAACAGCCTGGGCCATCAGCCAGCTGGCCACCAGGAGTTACCGGGCCGGCTGCCGGGGCGCCCGGAATGAGTGGCCAGACTCCGGGAGCAGCTGCAGCTCCGCCCCGGTGTGCGCCATCTGCCTGGAGGAGTTCTCCGAGGGCCAG GAGCTCCGGGTCATTTCCTGCCTCCATGAGTTCCATCGTACCTGTGTGGACCCCTGGCTGCATCAGCATCGCACTTGCCCCCTCTGCATGTTCAACATCGTAG AGGGAGATTCGCTTTCGCAGTCCCTGGGACCCTCTCGAGCCCACCAGGAACCGGGCCGGAGGCTCCACCTCATTCGCCAGCACCCCGGCCACGCGCACTACCACTTGCCCGCCGCCTACCTGTTGGGCCCTTCCCGGAGCGCGGTGGCTCGGCCCAGCCGGCCCGGCCCCTTCCTGCCCTCCCAGGAGCCAGTCGTGGGCGCGCGGTACCACCGCCAACCCAGAACCGCACATCCCCGGGCTCTGGGCGAGCCCCCGCGCTTGGCAGCGGCCCCGCGCCCCTACGCGCCGGGCTGGGGGCTGAGCCACCTCCGCTGCACCTCCCCGCACCCTGCCACCTGCCCCGCGCCCCCGCGCCGGGCCAGGCCCCACGACAGCAGTGGATCTGGAGAGAGCTACCGCACAGAACGCAGCGGCTACCTGGCGGATGGGCCAGCCAGCGACTCCAGTTCGGGGCCCTGTCATGGCTCTTCGAGCGACTCGGTGGTCAACTGCACGGACGTCAGCCTGCAGGGCGTCCACGGCAGCAGCTCCACCTTTCGCAGCTCCCTGAGCAGTGACTTCGACCCCCTGGTCTACTGCAGCCCCGAAGGGGAGCCCGCGGGGAAGGCGGCTCAGCCTGGCATGGCCTCGCGGCCACGGTCTCTGGACTCAGTGGTGCCCGCGGGGGAAACGCAGGTTTCCAGCCACGTCCACTACCACCGCCACCGGCACCACCACTACAGAAGACGCTTCCAGTGGCACGGCAGGAAGGCTGACCCCGAAACTGGAGTCCCCCCATCCAGGCCTGCCGCTCCTCGGACACAGCTCCAGTCAGAGCTGCCTTCGGCCGATCTGCACGCGACCGGGTGCAGCCCAGCAGCCCTCTCAGGGCAGCCCCCCGCCCCACAGCGGCCCCGGGCCCTCACGGAGCCAGCCCCCGGGCCACCCGACGCCTCCAGCCCCAGCCCGGCAGCCAGCAGCCTCTTCCACTTGCAGAAATCCAGCCTCTCTGTCCGACACCCACAGAGGAGACGGCGAGGGGGACCCCTGgagcccaccccagcccctcgATCCCAGGACTTGACTGCCCACCCAGCTTGCCAGGTTTTCCCCCATTATGGCCCAAGCCTGGCACACCCTTGGTCCCCAGAGGCCCACCCACTGATCTTCGGACATCCAGGCCTGGAGAGGAGGCTGCTACCAGAAGCCCCAGGCCCTACATACCCGAGTTCCCAGCCAGtgtggttgtgtctgactccacgCCAGCCCCTTGGACCGCACCCATCTGGGGAGGGGCCTTCCGCATGGAGTTCTGGCACCCTGGAGGGCAGGCCATGCCCTTATCCACACTGCCAGGTGCTACCAGCCCAGCCTG GCACAGAAGAGGAGCTGGAGGAGTTGTGTGAACAGGCTGTGTGA